In the genome of Drosophila subpulchrella strain 33 F10 #4 breed RU33 chromosome 2L, RU_Dsub_v1.1 Primary Assembly, whole genome shotgun sequence, one region contains:
- the LOC119547565 gene encoding uncharacterized protein LOC119547565 has protein sequence MLIEALIKCYYFKVVKVVGLVVALFALFLVAIDYDTKHTWVAGNLSLSVPANAVLGGVSTKGYYVYVGRVKYGGVFPVHVVAETSWITWHNGTYAYQGTKSYDILVTSRNSSFEWITSHDGKYERGLVAVGTSTIDELVFVCRAITPVGQLPGTLILGLKVCCVSGSTAKYDKYEVLVAR, from the exons ATGCTCATTGAGGCCCTAATTAAATG TTATTACTTCAAGGTGGTCAAAGTTGTAGGTTTGGTGGTGGCTCTATTCGCATTGTTTCTGGTGGCTATAGACTATG ATACCAAGCACACTTGGGTGGCTGGAAACCTCTCGCTGTCTGTTCCTGCGAACGCAGTACTGGGAGGCGTCTCAACCAAGGgatattacgtatacgtagGACGCGTTAAGTACGGTGGGGTCTTCCCCGTTCATGTGGTAGCAGAGACCAGTTGGATCACGTGGCACAATGGAACCTATGCTTATCAAGGTACGAAAAGCTATGATATCTTGGTGACGTCGAGGAACTCTTCCTTCGAGTGGATAACCAGCCACGATGGGAAATATGAAAGAGGTTTGGTAGCCGTTGGAACCTCGACCATTGACGAGCTGGTTTTCGTTTGCCGTGCGATCACGCCTGTTGGTCAGCTTCCGGGAACCCTGATTCTCGGCTTAAAGGTCTGCTGCGTGTCAGGAAGCACAGCCAAGTATGACAAATACGAGGTTCTAGTGGCCCGATGA
- the LOC119547567 gene encoding salivary glue protein Sgs-3-like: protein MPTTTTTTTTKKPTTTTTTTTKKPTTTTTTTTTTTAPPPTTTTTTPPPTTTTTTPPPTTTTTTPPPTTTTTTTPRSTTTTTEKTTTKKTTTTPRSTITTTRKTTTKKPKTTKPPKTTKPPKTTRPPKTTTKKPKTTKPPKTTRPPKTTTTEAPRTTTQKPGCGCKPCGPGGQPCAGCPGRENLCQDLIGLLKSLEKKVKQCVCGEPQWML, encoded by the coding sequence ATGCCAACCACCacaacgacaacgacaacTAAAAAGCCAaccaccacaacaacaacaacaactaaaaAGCCAACcactacaacaacaaccacaacaaccaCTACTGCACCTCCCCCAACAACCACAACCACTACACCTCCTCCAACAACCACAACCACTACACCTCCTCCAACAACCACAACCACTACACCTCCtccaacaaccacaacaaccaCGACACCTCgctcaacaacaacaacgaccgAGAAGACAACGACCAAGAAGACAACCACTACACCTCGCTCAACAATAACAACGACCAGGAAGACAACCACAAAGAAACCCAAGACAACCAAGCCACCCAAGACAACCAAACCACCCAAGACAACCAGACCACCTAAGACAACCACAAAGAAACCCAAGACAACCAAACCACCCAAGACAACCAGGCCACCCAAAACAACAACCACCGAGGCACCGAGAACAACCACCCAGAAGCCCGGATGTGGTTGCAAGCCATGTGGTCCAGGTGGTCAACCGTGCGCCGGATGCCCAGGTCGGGAGAATCTGTGCCAGGACTTGATCGGCCTCCTGAAGAGTCTGGAGAAGAAAGTCAAGCAGTGTGTCTGCGGAGAACCTCAGTGGATGTTGTAG